In Candidatus Hamiltonella defensa 5AT (Acyrthosiphon pisum), one genomic interval encodes:
- the asnB gene encoding asparagine synthase B: protein MCSIFGVLNLKTDPAELRKKGLEMSRLMRHRGPDWSGVYASDKAILVHERLSIVDTNRGAQPLYNAKKTHILAVNGEIYNHQALRGKYKERYEFQTDSDCEVILALYQEKGEPFLDELQGMFTFILYDEEKGTFLIGRDHLGIIPLYMGEDENGTLFVASEMKALVPVCQTLKEFPPGSYFWSQNKEITSYYQRDWFDYHQVKENTTDPKQLTQALEDAVKSHLMTDVPYGLLLSGGLDSSIISAITKKFAARRVENNQHTEAWWPQLHSFAVGLEGSPDLSSAKEVAKALGTVHHEIHFTVQEGIDAIRDVIYHVETYDVTTIRASTPMYLMARKIKAMGIKMVLSGEGSDEIFGGYLYFHKAPNAQEFHEETVRKLLSLHMYDCARANKAMAAWGVEARVPFLDKHFLDVAMRINPKDKMCGHGKIEKHILRECFQSDLPAKVAWRQKEQFSDGVGYSWIDSLKEKANQQISDQQLETAHLRFPHNPPTSKEGYLYREIFQELFPLPSAAECVPGGPSVACSSAKAMEWDASFKDSADPSGRAVGEIHQSPY, encoded by the coding sequence ATGTGTTCTATTTTTGGAGTGTTGAACTTAAAAACAGACCCAGCCGAATTACGAAAAAAAGGGTTGGAAATGTCGCGACTGATGCGACACCGTGGCCCGGATTGGTCCGGTGTTTATGCTTCTGATAAAGCTATTTTGGTACATGAACGTTTATCCATTGTTGACACCAATAGAGGCGCTCAACCTCTTTATAACGCGAAAAAAACCCATATTCTTGCAGTCAATGGTGAAATTTATAATCATCAAGCATTACGGGGAAAATATAAAGAACGATATGAATTCCAAACGGATTCAGACTGTGAAGTCATTTTGGCGCTTTATCAAGAAAAAGGAGAACCGTTTTTAGATGAGCTTCAGGGAATGTTTACCTTCATCCTTTATGACGAAGAAAAAGGCACCTTTTTAATCGGGCGTGATCACTTAGGGATTATTCCCTTATATATGGGAGAGGACGAGAATGGCACACTATTTGTGGCTTCTGAAATGAAAGCGCTGGTGCCTGTGTGTCAAACATTAAAAGAGTTTCCTCCAGGCAGTTATTTTTGGAGCCAAAATAAAGAAATCACCTCCTATTATCAGAGAGACTGGTTTGATTATCATCAAGTCAAAGAGAATACAACAGATCCAAAACAACTGACGCAGGCATTAGAAGATGCCGTAAAAAGTCATTTGATGACGGATGTCCCTTATGGATTACTGCTTTCAGGCGGTTTAGATTCTTCTATTATTTCCGCTATCACCAAAAAATTCGCGGCACGCAGAGTGGAAAACAACCAGCATACTGAGGCTTGGTGGCCACAACTGCATTCATTCGCTGTAGGTCTGGAGGGCTCTCCTGATTTATCGTCTGCAAAGGAAGTGGCAAAAGCGCTCGGCACAGTTCATCATGAAATTCATTTCACTGTTCAAGAGGGTATAGATGCGATACGAGATGTGATTTATCACGTTGAAACCTATGATGTCACCACTATTCGTGCGTCTACGCCCATGTATTTAATGGCTCGCAAAATTAAAGCCATGGGGATCAAAATGGTGCTCTCTGGTGAAGGATCGGATGAAATTTTTGGAGGCTATCTTTATTTTCATAAAGCGCCTAATGCGCAAGAATTTCACGAAGAGACAGTACGAAAATTACTGTCATTACATATGTACGATTGTGCTCGAGCGAATAAAGCGATGGCAGCATGGGGTGTGGAAGCTCGAGTCCCTTTTTTGGATAAACATTTTCTGGATGTGGCGATGCGCATTAATCCAAAAGACAAAATGTGTGGTCATGGAAAAATAGAAAAACATATTTTACGCGAATGCTTTCAGTCTGACTTGCCTGCAAAAGTGGCCTGGCGTCAAAAAGAGCAATTTTCTGACGGCGTGGGTTACAGTTGGATAGACTCTTTAAAAGAAAAGGCAAATCAGCAAATCAGCGATCAACAGCTTGAAACAGCACATCTTCGTTTTCCTCACAACCCTCCAACATCGAAAGAAGGCTATTTGTATCGTGAGATATTTCAGGAATTATTTCCGCTGCCATCGGCTGCAGAATGCGTTCCAGGCGGGCCTTCGGTGGCTTGTTCTTCCGCGAAAGCAATGGAATGGGATGCGTCTTTCAAAGATAGCGCCGATCCTTCTGGTCGTGCAGTAGGGGAGATACATCAGTCCCCTTATTAA
- the yejM gene encoding LPS biosynthesis-modulating metalloenzyme YejM, with protein sequence MLMKRQHYREKLSQMISWGHWFVLFNIFLTLILGSRYLFVSDWPTSLLGRVYALVSWLGHFSFIVFVVYLLTLFPLTFIIFSQRLLRFFSVILATSGLALLIIDGETFTRFHLHITPMIWAFLINPEQTQLSRDWQYLFIVIPIIFSIEMLFSIFCWQKLRKFTKKIFVNLLIGLFITAFCTSHILYSWADANFYRPITMQRSNLPLSYPMTARKFLQKHGLLNQQKYEKQLIENDKLNAPSIEYPLSKVTFDDKGSGYNLLLIGINGINTPYFEKAMPKTAAFAEAHLQFKNHYSSGSKEETGLLGLFYGISSTYLDSIFFTRKPSVLIRSLEAQGYQFGLFSSDGFKNPLYRQALFTDFSLPSPMLQSNRKTTEEWYEWFSKKLNTRPWFSYIHFNTASTALEPDETRIKNIDQQISEMIDVLKKDPQFTKTVIIITGAYAAAENQNKRIPSKVPLIVYWPKISTQIIHKLTSHQDIMATIMQKLLHTKTAVKEYSQGENLFTPERLYPWILTKKNKELLVVTPRKTIALDDNGSYHTYDQNGILIQNDTSELSLLLQVLTETKRFIAD encoded by the coding sequence TTGCTCATGAAGCGTCAGCATTATCGAGAAAAACTCTCTCAGATGATCAGCTGGGGGCATTGGTTTGTTCTCTTTAACATATTTTTAACTTTAATATTGGGCAGTCGATATTTATTTGTATCTGACTGGCCCACTTCTCTTTTGGGGCGTGTTTATGCCCTGGTCAGTTGGCTTGGGCATTTTAGCTTTATTGTTTTTGTGGTTTATCTTTTAACCTTATTTCCGTTAACCTTCATTATTTTCTCTCAACGCTTACTTCGATTTTTTTCCGTTATTCTTGCGACATCAGGGCTGGCATTACTGATTATTGATGGTGAAACTTTCACTCGCTTTCATTTACATATAACGCCTATGATATGGGCGTTTTTAATTAATCCTGAACAAACCCAACTGAGCCGTGACTGGCAGTATTTATTTATTGTCATCCCGATTATCTTTTCGATTGAGATGTTATTTAGTATTTTTTGTTGGCAAAAATTAAGAAAATTCACAAAAAAAATATTTGTTAATTTATTAATAGGGTTGTTTATTACTGCTTTCTGCACTTCTCATATTTTATACAGTTGGGCTGATGCGAATTTTTACCGACCTATTACTATGCAAAGATCAAATCTTCCTTTGTCTTATCCCATGACGGCACGAAAATTTTTGCAAAAACATGGTTTATTAAATCAACAAAAATATGAAAAACAGCTCATAGAAAATGACAAACTGAATGCGCCATCGATAGAATATCCCCTGAGTAAAGTGACTTTTGACGATAAAGGAAGTGGCTACAATTTATTGTTGATTGGGATTAATGGCATCAATACCCCTTATTTTGAAAAGGCAATGCCTAAAACAGCCGCATTTGCTGAGGCTCATCTTCAATTTAAAAATCATTACAGCTCAGGTAGTAAAGAAGAGACTGGATTATTGGGGCTATTTTATGGCATTTCATCCACTTATCTTGATAGTATCTTCTTTACTCGAAAACCCTCTGTACTCATTCGCTCGTTAGAGGCACAAGGCTATCAATTTGGATTATTTTCCTCTGATGGTTTTAAAAACCCTCTGTATAGACAGGCTCTATTCACAGACTTTTCTTTGCCTTCGCCTATGTTACAGAGCAACCGAAAAACCACTGAAGAATGGTATGAATGGTTTAGTAAAAAATTAAATACCCGCCCATGGTTTTCTTATATTCATTTTAACACTGCCTCAACCGCTCTAGAGCCTGATGAAACGCGTATAAAAAATATTGATCAACAGATTTCAGAGATGATAGATGTCCTGAAAAAAGATCCTCAGTTCACTAAAACGGTCATTATTATTACAGGCGCATATGCAGCTGCAGAAAATCAAAATAAAAGAATTCCTTCTAAGGTGCCTCTGATCGTTTATTGGCCCAAGATCTCTACTCAAATCATCCATAAATTAACCAGCCATCAGGATATTATGGCGACGATCATGCAAAAATTGTTGCATACTAAAACGGCAGTCAAGGAGTATTCGCAAGGTGAAAATCTTTTCACACCTGAAAGACTATATCCCTGGATATTAACAAAAAAAAATAAAGAACTACTCGTAGTGACGCCCAGGAAAACGATCGCTCTGGATGACAATGGCAGTTACCATACTTATGATCAAAATGGGATTTTGATCCAAAATGATACGTCAGAATTATCACTTTTATTGCAGGTTTTAACTGAAACAAAACGTTTTATTGCAGATTAA
- the fabI gene encoding enoyl-ACP reductase FabI — protein MGFLAEKRILITGIASKLSIAYGIAQAMKREGAELAFTYQNEKLKYRVEEFAQNLGSTLVFPCDVAEDKSIEGLFLELSQHWPKFDGFVHSIGFAPRDQLEGGYIKAVTREGFQIAHDISSYSFVALAKACQNMLNENAALLTLTYLGAERAIPNYNVMGLAKASLEANVRYMANDLGPKQIRVNGISAGPIRTLAASGISDFRKMLTQFEKTAPIRRTVTIEDVGNSAAFLCSDLAAGITGEILHVDGGFSIAAMGDH, from the coding sequence ATGGGTTTTCTTGCCGAAAAACGTATTCTCATCACAGGTATTGCCAGCAAGCTTTCTATTGCTTATGGAATAGCTCAAGCCATGAAACGTGAAGGGGCTGAACTGGCCTTTACTTATCAAAATGAAAAATTAAAATATCGAGTAGAAGAATTTGCCCAAAATTTGGGGTCAACATTGGTTTTTCCTTGTGATGTTGCCGAAGATAAAAGCATCGAGGGTTTGTTCCTGGAATTATCTCAACATTGGCCTAAATTTGATGGTTTTGTGCACTCGATTGGTTTTGCTCCTAGAGATCAATTAGAAGGGGGGTATATTAAAGCGGTCACTCGTGAAGGCTTTCAAATTGCACATGATATCAGTAGCTATAGCTTCGTTGCTTTGGCTAAAGCCTGTCAAAATATGCTCAACGAAAACGCGGCTTTACTGACCTTAACCTATTTAGGTGCTGAGCGAGCGATCCCAAATTACAACGTGATGGGTTTAGCCAAAGCTTCTCTCGAAGCGAATGTCCGTTATATGGCCAATGACTTAGGTCCAAAACAGATCAGAGTCAATGGTATTTCTGCTGGTCCTATTCGTACATTAGCCGCCTCCGGTATTTCGGATTTTCGAAAAATGCTGACACAATTTGAAAAAACGGCCCCCATTCGTCGTACAGTGACCATCGAAGATGTTGGGAATTCAGCCGCTTTTTTGTGTTCTGATTTAGCAGCGGGCATTACCGGTGAGATATTACATGTAGATGGCGGTTTTAGTATTGCGGCAATGGGTGATCATTAA
- a CDS encoding ATP-binding cassette domain-containing protein, whose amino-acid sequence MSDCLLEARNLSKIFYYRTGLFFQKSDEALKSVSFTLKEGKTLAVIGKSGSGKSTLAKILSGRIEQTEGELLLNGHPLQYGDYAYRSKQIRMILPNPDISLNPRQRVGELLNIPLKLHTCLTDFERKKQIHQILRQVGLSVEHANDYPHMLASGQKQRIALAYALILQPKVIIADEILISLDMPMQAQMINLMLELQEKQGISYIYITQHLGIIKHISDQLIVMSEGEIIEHGHTAEVLASPLHHVTQSLITSHFGQALTAEAWRQDNKDF is encoded by the coding sequence ATGTCGGACTGTCTGCTTGAAGCGCGTAACCTCAGCAAAATTTTCTACTATCGTACAGGGTTGTTTTTTCAAAAATCTGATGAAGCATTGAAATCTGTCAGTTTTACTTTAAAAGAAGGTAAAACCTTGGCAGTGATAGGCAAAAGCGGCTCGGGCAAATCCACACTCGCCAAAATATTATCAGGCAGGATCGAGCAGACTGAAGGGGAGTTATTACTCAATGGCCATCCTCTTCAGTATGGTGATTATGCTTATCGTAGCAAACAAATACGGATGATCTTACCCAATCCGGATATATCACTTAATCCACGTCAAAGAGTGGGAGAATTATTGAATATCCCGCTTAAATTGCACACCTGTTTAACGGATTTCGAACGTAAAAAACAAATACATCAAATTTTACGGCAGGTCGGTTTATCTGTAGAACATGCGAATGATTACCCTCATATGCTCGCTTCAGGTCAAAAACAACGTATCGCCTTAGCCTATGCGCTTATTTTGCAACCTAAAGTGATCATTGCCGATGAAATTTTGATTTCACTGGATATGCCGATGCAAGCTCAAATGATTAATTTGATGCTTGAATTACAAGAAAAACAGGGTATTTCGTATATTTATATCACTCAACATCTTGGCATCATCAAACACATCAGTGATCAACTGATAGTCATGAGCGAGGGGGAAATTATAGAGCATGGTCACACCGCTGAAGTTTTGGCTTCGCCTTTACATCATGTTACTCAAAGCTTAATCACAAGCCATTTTGGTCAAGCATTAACGGCGGAGGCCTGGCGTCAAGACAATAAAGATTTTTAA
- the sapD gene encoding putrescine export ABC transporter ATP-binding protein SapD: MPLLDIRNLTITIMTTGGPVKAVDRVSMILTEGEIRGVVGESGSGKSLIAKAICGVSKESWRITADRFRFNDIDLLKLSPRARHKLIGRNISMIFQEPQSCLNPAKNIGTQLIQSIPGSTYKGRWRQVFRWRLRRAFELLHRVGIKDPKKMMKNYSYQLTQGECQKVMIAIALANQPRLLIADEPTNSMESTTQAQIFRLLTRLNKNNGTTILLISHDLHMISHWADRINVLYCGQTVESAGRHELLNTPHHPYTQALIRSMPNFGHSLPHKSRLNTLPGVIPSLDHLPIGCRLGPRCPYAQKICIKTPELRQIKNHAFACHFPLNMEEQ; this comes from the coding sequence ATGCCACTACTTGATATTCGTAATCTGACCATTACCATTATGACGACAGGTGGCCCTGTAAAAGCGGTTGACAGGGTCAGTATGATATTAACTGAGGGCGAAATAAGAGGTGTAGTGGGTGAATCTGGCTCTGGCAAAAGTTTGATTGCCAAAGCCATTTGCGGTGTGAGCAAAGAAAGCTGGCGAATCACGGCTGATCGTTTTCGTTTCAATGATATTGATTTATTAAAATTATCCCCTCGTGCACGGCACAAATTGATAGGCCGAAATATTTCGATGATATTTCAAGAGCCCCAGTCTTGCTTGAACCCTGCAAAAAATATTGGCACACAATTGATTCAATCAATACCAGGCTCAACCTACAAAGGCCGTTGGCGGCAAGTGTTTCGCTGGCGTTTGCGGCGTGCCTTTGAATTACTTCATCGGGTTGGTATTAAAGATCCGAAAAAAATGATGAAAAATTATTCTTATCAATTAACACAAGGAGAATGCCAGAAAGTCATGATCGCCATTGCATTGGCGAATCAACCCCGACTTTTGATTGCAGATGAGCCCACCAACTCGATGGAGTCAACAACCCAAGCACAAATTTTTCGTCTTTTAACACGTTTAAATAAAAATAATGGCACCACTATTTTATTGATCAGTCACGATCTACACATGATAAGCCATTGGGCAGATCGAATTAATGTATTATATTGCGGCCAAACAGTAGAAAGCGCGGGTCGGCATGAATTATTAAACACGCCTCATCATCCTTACACTCAAGCGCTGATCCGCTCAATGCCTAACTTCGGACATTCCCTGCCACATAAAAGCCGTCTGAATACTTTACCTGGCGTTATTCCTTCATTAGATCATTTACCCATCGGTTGTCGTTTGGGGCCTCGTTGCCCTTATGCACAAAAAATCTGTATTAAAACGCCTGAATTAAGACAAATAAAAAATCACGCTTTTGCCTGTCATTTTCCGTTAAACATGGAAGAGCAATAA
- the sapC gene encoding putrescine export ABC transporter permease SapC produces MPFDSIENVYSEKKPPGILKTIWQIFHTDILSMTGFYGVLCLVLLCIFGHLIAPYSADLVFENQILLPPSWSHNGSVSFFLGTDDRGRDILSRLLSGAAMTFGSALLVTCIAALLSLLTGALGGMSRGFTAFIMKHIFDTLFALPSLLIALLIVALSAPSLFNATLAVFLAILPRMTRTVYHLIRDELDKEYVITVRLDGASKLYILFSIILPNISATLVMELTRSLSMAILDISALGFLNLGAPFSSSEWGAMLGSSIHLLRVAPWAVFLPGILISISILLVNIVGDGLYRAINKSVH; encoded by the coding sequence ATGCCCTTCGATAGCATTGAAAACGTTTATAGTGAAAAAAAACCACCCGGTATTTTAAAGACGATCTGGCAGATTTTTCACACAGATATACTGAGTATGACTGGTTTTTATGGTGTTCTCTGTTTGGTGCTACTTTGTATTTTTGGACACCTGATTGCCCCTTATTCTGCTGATCTGGTTTTTGAAAATCAGATCTTATTGCCGCCTTCTTGGTCACATAATGGAAGCGTGTCTTTTTTTCTTGGTACGGATGATCGAGGAAGAGATATTTTGAGCCGTTTATTGTCAGGAGCAGCGATGACCTTTGGATCAGCATTACTGGTTACTTGTATCGCCGCGTTATTGAGCTTACTGACAGGCGCATTGGGGGGGATGAGTCGAGGTTTTACGGCGTTCATAATGAAACATATTTTTGATACTTTATTTGCTCTTCCTTCTTTATTGATAGCTCTCCTGATTGTGGCCTTATCAGCTCCCTCTTTATTCAACGCAACCCTGGCGGTTTTTTTGGCGATTTTACCGAGAATGACCCGCACTGTTTATCATCTGATCCGTGATGAGCTGGATAAAGAATATGTGATCACGGTTCGTCTGGATGGTGCCTCAAAATTATATATTTTGTTCAGCATTATTTTGCCTAATATTTCTGCAACTTTGGTGATGGAATTAACACGATCTTTATCCATGGCGATCCTTGATATTTCGGCGCTTGGTTTTTTAAATCTGGGTGCCCCTTTTTCCTCATCAGAATGGGGAGCCATGTTAGGCAGCTCGATACATTTACTGAGAGTAGCCCCTTGGGCGGTTTTTTTGCCTGGTATATTGATTTCAATCAGTATTCTTTTGGTTAATATAGTAGGCGATGGCTTATACAGAGCCATAAATAAGAGTGTGCACTGA
- a CDS encoding ABC transporter permease, with product MIILALHRVLLFFMILPILLLISFSLKFFPVLAPLHHMSLEQAFYHFFNDLLQWDFGVSKTNGQSIKDQIAVIFPATMELCFLAFLLALFLGVPLGITAGITKGRWPDTVISFLAFIGFSIPVFVLALLFILFFSLHLNWLPSFGHFSTLNHIQQVTGLSLIDSWFSTTNRKEHMMNTLKHLILPVTVLAIPSCTEVIRLLRISTCHVMNQNYIKAAATRGLSLLTMVFYHILPNALPPIMTKLGWQFSTMLSLAMIIEVIFDCPGLGSWLINALTDKDYAVLSAAVTAIGSAVLIIHLIADLLGILMAPPQKKEWYALR from the coding sequence ATGATCATTTTGGCTTTACATCGCGTTTTACTGTTTTTTATGATTCTGCCGATACTGTTGCTCATCAGTTTTAGCCTAAAATTTTTTCCTGTTTTAGCGCCCCTGCACCATATGTCCCTGGAACAAGCTTTTTATCATTTTTTTAACGATCTATTACAATGGGATTTTGGTGTTTCAAAGACCAACGGGCAATCGATCAAAGATCAAATCGCAGTGATTTTCCCCGCTACCATGGAATTATGTTTTCTTGCGTTTTTGCTGGCCTTGTTTTTAGGCGTTCCATTGGGCATAACAGCAGGTATAACGAAAGGGAGGTGGCCAGATACCGTGATCAGTTTTTTAGCGTTCATCGGATTTTCCATACCTGTATTTGTATTGGCATTACTTTTCATCCTTTTTTTTTCCCTGCACTTGAATTGGTTACCTTCGTTCGGACATTTTTCAACTTTAAATCACATTCAACAGGTCACGGGCCTGTCTTTGATAGACAGCTGGTTTTCTACAACCAATAGAAAAGAGCATATGATGAATACATTAAAACATCTCATTCTGCCTGTCACTGTATTGGCCATCCCCTCCTGTACTGAAGTCATACGCTTATTACGTATCAGTACCTGTCATGTGATGAATCAAAATTATATTAAAGCAGCGGCAACACGGGGATTATCTCTTTTGACCATGGTTTTTTATCACATTTTACCTAATGCACTGCCTCCCATCATGACCAAGCTAGGCTGGCAGTTTTCAACCATGTTAAGTTTGGCGATGATCATCGAAGTCATTTTTGATTGCCCAGGATTGGGATCCTGGCTGATAAACGCGCTGACTGATAAAGATTATGCGGTGCTCTCGGCCGCTGTCACTGCAATAGGTTCGGCTGTGTTGATCATCCATCTGATTGCAGATCTTTTAGGCATCCTCATGGCCCCTCCACAAAAAAAGGAATGGTATGCCCTTCGATAG
- the lpcA gene encoding D-sedoheptulose 7-phosphate isomerase, which yields MCIDLIRFELQQAAQILNQFMSDDKNLDPVRQAAFLLVDAFKAGKKVISCGNGGSHCDAMHFAEELTGRYRENRPGYPAIAISDVSHISCVGNDFGYEHVFSRYVDSVGCEGDVLFALSTSGNSKNIIKAIQSARQKKMKVIILTGQMGGAMSNLADVKICVPHQGYADRIQEIHIKIIHILILLIEQKMDINNESLTFLKEEGHV from the coding sequence ATGTGTATTGATTTAATTCGTTTTGAATTACAGCAAGCAGCGCAGATTTTAAATCAGTTTATGAGCGATGATAAAAATCTTGATCCTGTTAGACAGGCGGCTTTTTTGCTGGTTGATGCCTTTAAAGCAGGTAAAAAAGTCATTTCATGCGGTAATGGGGGCTCTCACTGTGATGCGATGCATTTTGCTGAGGAACTAACGGGGCGTTATCGCGAAAATCGCCCCGGGTATCCGGCCATTGCTATTTCTGATGTCAGTCATATTTCCTGTGTCGGGAATGATTTTGGTTATGAGCATGTCTTTTCTCGTTATGTAGACTCAGTGGGTTGTGAAGGCGATGTATTATTCGCTTTGTCTACCTCGGGTAATTCTAAAAATATCATTAAGGCCATCCAGTCAGCACGACAAAAAAAAATGAAAGTCATTATTTTGACGGGGCAGATGGGTGGTGCAATGTCAAACCTTGCTGATGTCAAAATTTGTGTGCCTCATCAGGGGTATGCTGATCGTATTCAAGAAATTCACATTAAAATAATACATATATTGATTCTTCTGATTGAACAAAAAATGGACATCAACAACGAATCTCTCACTTTTTTAAAGGAGGAAGGCCATGTGTGA
- the rpoH gene encoding RNA polymerase sigma factor RpoH: MMKEMPTLALMPQGSLEAYLRVSNSYAMLTEEEERALAERLHSHGDLNAARQLILSHLRFVAHIARHYSGYGLPQADLIQEGNIGLMKAVRRFNPNMGVRLVSFAVHWIKAEIHEYVLRNWRIVKVATTKAQRKLFFNLRKAKQRLGWFSQNEVDMVAKELGVTSKDVREMESRMSAQDMAFELPLEDESREGQSPAPVMYLEDKNSDFADNIEKNNWGDHAADSLWVALKGLDERSQDIIRARWLDDDNKSTLQELADRYGVSAERVRQLEKNAMKKLRLSIDI; this comes from the coding sequence ATGATGAAAGAAATGCCCACTCTGGCTTTAATGCCTCAGGGCAGCTTGGAAGCTTATCTTAGAGTATCGAATTCTTATGCGATGCTTACCGAAGAAGAAGAACGGGCTTTAGCGGAACGTCTTCATTCTCACGGCGATTTAAATGCCGCCAGGCAGCTTATTTTATCTCATTTACGTTTTGTCGCACACATCGCTCGTCATTACTCTGGCTACGGTCTTCCGCAAGCTGACTTGATTCAAGAAGGCAATATCGGCTTGATGAAAGCGGTTCGACGTTTTAACCCGAACATGGGTGTACGCCTGGTTTCTTTTGCGGTTCACTGGATCAAGGCAGAAATTCATGAATACGTTTTACGTAACTGGCGAATCGTTAAAGTGGCGACCACCAAAGCTCAACGCAAACTTTTCTTTAATTTGCGCAAAGCGAAGCAACGTTTGGGCTGGTTTAGTCAAAACGAAGTTGACATGGTGGCGAAAGAATTAGGCGTGACCAGTAAAGATGTTCGAGAAATGGAATCACGTATGTCAGCACAGGATATGGCATTTGAATTACCATTAGAAGATGAATCCCGAGAGGGTCAATCGCCAGCGCCTGTGATGTATCTAGAAGATAAAAATTCTGATTTTGCAGATAATATCGAAAAAAATAATTGGGGAGATCATGCGGCTGACAGTCTATGGGTTGCATTAAAAGGTTTGGACGAACGTAGCCAGGATATTATTCGCGCCCGTTGGCTGGATGATGACAACAAATCGACGTTACAGGAGTTAGCTGATCGCTATGGTGTATCTGCTGAACGGGTTCGTCAATTAGAAAAAAATGCGATGAAAAAATTACGTTTATCCATAGACATTTAA
- the fre gene encoding NAD(P)H-flavin reductase: MATLNCKVNSVEAINDTVYRVKLTPLGEFSFQAGQYLMVIMGEGDHRPFSMASTPLEKKEIELHIGTSDFNTYGMAVMDRIFQNRAIDIDIPHGHAWFRQGSRRPLLLIAGGTGFSYVRSILLSALSEQPHREISVYWGGRELKHLYDLEALQALSIQHSRFTFVPVIEQARPGWKGKTGTVLNAVLDDYELLTEQEIYIAGRFEMAQIAQKQFCERRNGNSARIYGDAFGFLKTASENF; encoded by the coding sequence ATGGCCACTCTAAACTGTAAAGTGAACTCAGTAGAAGCCATTAACGATACAGTCTATCGGGTAAAATTAACGCCTTTAGGCGAATTTTCATTTCAGGCTGGGCAGTATTTGATGGTCATCATGGGCGAAGGTGACCATCGTCCATTTTCGATGGCATCCACGCCTTTAGAAAAAAAAGAAATCGAGTTACATATTGGGACTTCAGATTTCAACACCTATGGCATGGCCGTGATGGATCGTATTTTTCAAAATAGAGCAATTGATATTGATATCCCGCATGGTCATGCCTGGTTTCGTCAAGGCAGCCGGCGCCCTCTTTTATTGATTGCCGGGGGAACAGGTTTTTCCTATGTGCGTTCTATCTTATTGAGTGCGTTATCGGAACAACCTCATCGTGAAATATCCGTTTATTGGGGGGGGCGTGAGTTAAAGCATCTTTATGATTTAGAAGCATTACAGGCCCTGAGTATCCAGCATTCAAGGTTTACTTTTGTGCCCGTTATCGAACAAGCTCGGCCAGGTTGGAAAGGGAAAACAGGGACGGTATTAAACGCTGTTTTAGATGATTATGAGCTGCTCACGGAACAAGAGATTTACATTGCGGGTCGTTTTGAAATGGCGCAAATTGCGCAAAAGCAATTTTGTGAAAGGCGCAATGGAAATTCAGCCAGAATTTATGGGGATGCTTTTGGTTTTCTTAAAACAGCCTCTGAAAATTTTTAG